A section of the Fusarium falciforme chromosome 8, complete sequence genome encodes:
- a CDS encoding BZIP domain-containing protein, with translation MNNSNNFADESNQFGNNYMLAATDDANIDPMLNACTTGGPIPNPSRPMDTQFMMNPAMWNPALNNPVGFFPPELSTVIPTTSTDSPRPPTEAQSSPGTTSSEPIFETSRTSSKSSIPSINSIVSETNTKARKSTRSTNSHRRRASAASPPRRPRAAKEPVVEEDEEEEDMDDGQSSKRSKFLKRNRIAASKCRQKKKEWVNNLEETRHGLEHQHSTLQTEYNDLLGEVSKMKNQLMQHAGCNDSNINQWIENEARKFVQRTAAEYQTGHGHCNGINCCHNHRRRSSSVMTSIPKSTESEINYDHMPDDMLD, from the exons AtgaacaacagcaacaacttTGCAGACGAGTCCAACCAGTTTGGCAACAACTACATGTTGGCTGCCACGGACGACGCGAACATCGACCCCATGCTCAACGCGTGCACGACCGGGGGCCCGATCCCAAACCCTTCCAGGCCCATGGATACTCAATTCATGATGAATCCTGCCATGTGGAATCCAGCCCTGAACAACCCCGTTGGCTTCTTTCCCCCTGAGCTGTCGACCGTGATACCGACAACCTCCACGGATAGTCCGAGACCCCCGACCGAGGCGCAGTCATCGCCTGGAACCACATCAAGCGAACCGATTTTCGAGACATCACGTACCTCGAGCAAGTCTTCCATACCATCTATCAACTCGATTGTGAGCGAGACGAATACCAAGGCTCGGAAGAGCACAAGGAGCACCAACTCGCACCGTCGACGAGCATCAGCCGCATCTCCGCCACGCCGACCAAGAGCTGCAAAAGAACCAGTtgtcgaagaagatgaagaggaggaagatatGGATGACGGACAGTCGTCAAAAAGGAGCAAGTTTTTGAAGCGCAACAGGATAGCTGCGTCCAAGTGCCGACAGAAGAAAAAGGAGTGGGTGAATAACTTGGAGGAGACGAGACATGGACTGGAGCATCAACACTCGACCCTCCAGACAGAATACAACGATCTCCTCGGGGAAGTGAGCAAGATGAAGAACCAACTGATGCAGCATGCTGGTTGCAACGACTCCAACATCAACCAGTGGATAGAGAATGAGGCGAGAAAGTTTGTTCAACGGACGGCAGCCGAGTACCAAACGGGCCATGGGCATTGTAATGGTATCAACTGCTGCCACAATCACCGTCGTCGGAGTTCAAGTG TCATGACAAGTATACCGAAATCGACAGAGTCAGAGATCAACTATGACCACATGCCCGACGACATGTTGGATTAA
- a CDS encoding Rho-GAP domain-containing protein, whose amino-acid sequence MDQPSPDSLGRDSSPDAPRSLLMPSRSVRSLQGPISRADRGPTLHTSRTWTTSSGDHGIMSDTDEWEDRASFVQEYNRLATKHGVRILVIEDFDFRNSTNQPTSPRKPSWLRRILRSVSSQPTPMKPPAHQLPRHKRSVSDFAHSLLHRNESPKRLDLQTMVRICGKSTLYLPSEHAPSALILPTSIRATAHYLSQNVPTRGIFRIPGSIRVVNTLYDYYCCIEHGNVGITGTVRCPTLPTHVHASVNDVASTFKRLLSVIPGGILGSLSLFDAFVAVNSQLQGDPELTRTKQSRVRARLIALAVATVESQFRRELICAVFGLLSLIGRHAETTPREDESGHPLPTTDLMGYNALGIVFGPLLLGDMLEHYTMKLATPKSGLLVLPLRSPKLHKDRRRGRASETKDSRPPTVDKIHIANTIAEMLISNWRDVVRQMKSLDVHRQEELPNPGRQHEPLPSSQSNFVLTKPRGWDQTWSSGHEEIPKEGSPSLATPTPGVSRQRSRSHSSPRSTRPVTRPSVGILSPTVEETSPDDGSSRDAKSLARRHVPGKEKDGTPYRRPGHVNTSSRPESMPPLVQRAGSTRSRETGETLADVLSGKLGESTLLGFSRRSSLPSRLQSKQRPDTTNTSKPKPPKASKDVPIERKNAIRRKKNPAKDKHRKKSGHQPIAVEWPETTTESSTATDFRDSQSIHLEFSSEQEALEAAIKAHAEEMKQLEALDAAEQQRNSVASHHTERQGLPDIKMGESIQNGENTYFASNVVTQRDSKAPADHASLVPTPREFYSPMQTPLTLTEENVSCHGVSSPEVLRAA is encoded by the exons ATGGATCAACCTTCCCCAGATTCTCTGGGCCGTGACTCTTCTCCAGATGCTCCCCGGAGTCTATTGATGCCGTCAAGGAGTGTCCGGTCTCTTCAAGGCCCTATTTCCCGGGCGGATCGAGGACCGACATTGCATACCAGCAGAACATGGACGACCAGCAGTGGCGATCATGGTATCATGAGTGATACAGACGAATGGGAAGACCGCGCATCGTTTGTCCAAGAGTACAATCGCCTCGCGACCAAG CACGGGGTAAGGATCTTGGTCATTGAGGACTTTGACTTTCGGAACTCT ACAAACCAGCCTACAAGCCCTCGCAAACCATCATGGCTCCGGCGCATCCTACGGTCCGTCTCTAGTCAGCCCACGCCGATGAAGCCACCGGCACATCAACTTCCCCGTCACAAGCGAAGCGTCTCGGACTTTGCCCACAGTCTGCTACACCGCAACGAATCCCCCAAGAGGCTTGATCTCCAGACAATGGTACGAATCTGCGGCAAGAGTACGCTCTATCTTCCCTCCGAGCACGCCCCGTCTGCTCTCATCCTACCGACAAGCATCCGTGCTACTGCGCATTACCTCTCTCAAAATGTTCCGACTCGAGGCATCTTTCGCATTCCAGGGTCCATTCGGGTTGTCAATACCCTATACGACTATTACTGTTGCATAGAACATGGCAATGTTGGCATCACGGGCACTGTCCGATGTCCTACTCTGCCAACGCATGTTCATGCCTCTGTCAACGATGTCGCTTCAACCTTCAAACGTCTTCTCTCGGTCATACCTGGTGGTATTCTGGGGTCACTATCTCTCTTTGATGCTTTTGTTGCCGTCAATTCCCAGCTCCAAGGAGATCCTGAGCTCACTCGCACGAAACAGTCTCGGGTACGGGCACGACTTATTGCACTGGCCGTCGCAACAGTTGAGTCGCAGTTTCGAAGAGAGCTCATCTGCGCTGTATTTGGGTTGCTCAGCTTGATTGGACGACACGCCGAGACTACACCAAGGGAAGATGAATCAGGACATCCATTGCCGACTACAGACTTGATGGGATACAATGCGCTTGGCATCGTCTTTGGGCCACTCCTATTGGGAGACATGCTGGAACACTACACCATGAAACTGGCCACCCCGAAATCAGGACTATTGGTGCTTCCCTTGAGATCCCCGAAACTACACAAAGACCGCCGCAGGGGAAGGGCATCAGAGACCAAGGACTCACGCCCTCCCACGGTAGACAAGATCCACATTGCAAATACTATTGCAGAGATGCTCATCTCCAACTGGAGGGATGTGGTACGGCAGATGAAGTCTCTGGACGTTCATCGACAAGAAGAGTTGCCCAACCCTGGCCGGCAACACGAGCCTTTGCCATCATCACAGTCCAACTTCGTCCTTACCAAACCTCGAGGCTGGGATCAGACCTGGAGCAGCGGACACGAAGAGATACCTAAAGAGGGAAGTCCAAGTTTGGCAACGCCAACGCCCGGAGTATCAAGACAACGATCGAGGAGCCACAGTAGTCCAAGATCAACGAGACCTGTTACGCGACCTAGCGTTGGTATTCTCAGTCCGACTGTCGAAGAGACCAGCCCAGATGATGGTAGTTCTCGAGATGCAAAGAGCCTGGCCAGACGCCATGTCCCTGGTAAAGAGAAGGATGGCACGCCCTACCGTCGACCTGGGCATGTCAACACCTCGTCGAGACCAGAATCCATGCCACCTCTTGTGCAGAGAGCCGGCTCTACTAGATCTAGAGAGACTGGAGAGACCCTAGCAGATGTTCTGAGTGGCAAGCTGGGGGAGTCGACACTGCTGGGCTTCTCGAGAAGGTCCAGCTTGCCTTCTCGCCTGCAATCGAAGCAAAGACCAGATACCACGAATACCTCCAAACCCAAGCCCCCCAAAGCATCCAAGGATGTTCCCATTGAGCGAAAGAATGCGATACGAAGGAAGAAGAACCCAGCAAAAGATAAACATCGAAAGAAATCTGGTCATCAACCAATTGCTGTCGAGTGGCCAGAGACAACTACCGAATCATCAACAGCGACAGACTTTCGCGACTCTCAATCTATTCATCTCGAGTTCTCGTCAGAACAAGAGGCCCTGGAGGCAGCGATTAAAGCTCAtgccgaggagatgaagcagTTGGAGGCGTTGGATGCAGCAGAGCAGCAAAGAAACTCTGTTGCCAGTCACCACACTGAGAGGCAAGGACTTCCGGACATCAAGATGGGAGAGTCCATTCAGAACGGCGAGAACACTTACTTTGCTTCAAATGTGGTTACACAACGAGACAGCAAAGCACCTGCGGACCATGCTTCCCTTGTACCAACGCCGAGGGAGTTTTACTCGCCGATGCAAACACCTCTCACTCTGACCGAAGAGAATGTTTCGTGTCATGGGGTGTCTTCTCCCGAGGTTCTTAGAGCGGCCTAG
- a CDS encoding Vacuolar protein 8: MGICSSSCCGGRSRDGLYEPVLADSEREAVADLLQYLENRGETDFFSGEPLRALSTLVFSENIDLQRSASLTFAEITERDVREVDRDTLEPILFLLQSPDIEVQRAASAALGNLAVDTENKVLIVQRGGLTPLIRQMMSPNVEVQCNAVGCITNLATHEENKAKIARSGALGPLTRLAKSRDMRVQRNATGALLNMTHSDENRQQLVNAGAIPVLVQLLSSPDVDVQYYCTTALSNIAVDASNRRKLAQTEPKLVQSLVNLMDSTSPKVQCQAALALRNLASDEKYQLDIVRANGLHPLLRLLQSSYLPLILSAVACIRNISIHPMNESPIIETNFLKPLVDLLGSTDNEEIQCHAISTLRNLAASSDRNKALVLDAGAVQKCKQLVLDVPVTVQSEMTAAIAVLALSDDLKSHLLNLGVCAVLIPLTHSPSIEVQGNSAAALGNLSSKVGDYSIFVQNWTEPQGGIHGYLCRFLQSGDATFQHIAVWTLLQLFESEDKTLIGLIGKAEDIIEHIRNIANRQIEPSDEFEDEDEGEVVNLAQRCLELLGQSMSKAHIEG; this comes from the exons ATGGGTATCTGCAGCTCGTCTTGCTGCGGAG GACGGTCCCGCGATGGCCTTTACGAACCCGTCCTTGCTGACAGTGAGCGGGAGGCTGTGGCCGACCTGCTTCAGTACCTCGAAAAC CGCGGCGAGACCGACTTCTTCTCCGGCGAACCCCTTCGTGCCTTGAGCACCTTGGTCTTTTCCGAAAACATCGACCTTCAACGTAGTGCCAGCTTGACATTCGCCGAGATCACCGAACGAG ATGTCCGCGAGGTTGACCGTGATACCCTCGAACcaatcctcttcctcctccagagcCCCGATATCGAAGTCCAACGAGCAGCCAGCGCCGCCCTAGGGAACCTGGCCGTAGACA CCGAGAACAAGGTTCTCATTGTACAACGCGGTGGTTTGACCCCGTTGATTCGCCAGATGATGTCCCCCAATGTCGAAGTCCAGTGCAATGCTGTGGGATGTATCACGAATCTGGCTACCCAcgaggagaacaaggccaagattgcCCGCTCCGGCGCCCTGGGTCCGTTGACGAGGTTGGCCAAGTCCCGGGATATGCGAGTTCAGCGGAACGCGACAGGCGCTCTTCTCAACATGACACATTCGG ACGAGAACCGACAACAGTTGGTCAACGCTGGAGCTATCCCAGTGCTGGTTCAGCTCCTCTCTTCGCCCGACGTCGATGTCCAGTACTACTGCACCACAGCTCTCAGCAACATCGCTGTTGACGCAAGCAACCGACGGAAGCTGGCACAGACTGAGCCCAAGCTGGTTCAGTCATTGGTTAACCTCATGGACTCGACATCCCCCAAGGTCCAGTGCCAGGCCGCCCTTGCTCTTCGAAACCTTGCCTCGGACGAAAAATACCAGCTTGATATTGTCCGAGCCAACGGTCTGCACCCACTTCTCCGTCTCCTACAGTCCTCTTATCTGCCGCTCATTCTTTCCGCTGTCGCCTGTATACGAAATATCTCGATCCACCCTATGAACGAATCTCCTATTATTGAAACCAACTTCCTCAAACCCCTCGTCGACCTTCTTGGATCAACCGACAACGAAGAGATTCAGTGCCACGCTATCTCGACTCTCCGAAACTTGGCTGCTAGCTCTGATCGCAACAAGGCTCTCGTTTTGGATGCTGGTGCTGTGCAAAAGTGCAAACAGCTGGTTCTGGATGTCCCGGTTACTGTTCAGTCTGAGATGACGGCTGCTATTGCAGTTCTTGCCCTTAGTGATGACCTCAAGTCTCATCTGCTGAATCTGGGAGTGTGCGCTGTTTTGATTCCGCTGACGCATTCACCGAGCATCGAGGTCCAAGGCAACAGCGCTGCTGCGCTAGGCAACCTCTCCTCTAAAG TTGGCGATTACTCCATCTTTGTGCAGAATTGGACGGAGCCTCAGGGCGGAATTCACGGGTATCTCTGCCGTTTCCTTCAGTCCGGCGACGCGACTTTCCAGCACATTGCTGTCTGGACTCTGCTCCAGCTGTTCGAATCTGAGGACAAGACTTTGATTGGGCTCATCGGTAAGGCCGAGGATATCATCGAGCACATTCGAAACATTGCAAACCGTCAGATCGAGCCCAGCGACGAatttgaggatgaggacgagggcgaAGTCGTCAACCTGGCCCAGCGCTGCCTGGAGCTTCTGGGACAGAGCATGTCCAAGGCGCATATCGAGGGCTGA
- a CDS encoding Mitochondrial inner membrane protease subunit, producing MAFHFARRPVRATVSFVKAACLVHLGITYGYTISPAQGPSMLPTFTVDGDWILCDHTRRYGRGVSVGDLVVYRIPVFTNQWGVKRVTGMPGDYVSVGTPGDPGEELMIQVPEGHCWITGDNLPASRDSRHFGPLPLALVAGTTIAKVLPWNERKWIKNGLETPPDLD from the exons ATGGCCTTTCATTTTGCGCGCCGTCCGGTGCGTGCAACGGTATCCTTTGTCAAGGCGGCTTGTCTCGTCCACCTCGGCATCACCTACGGCTACACCATCAGTCCAGCCCAAGGTCCCTCTATGCTTCCGACCTTTACTGTCGATGGCGATTGGATTCTATGTGATCATACCCGTCGCTATGGCCGTGGAGTCTCTGTCGGAGATCTTGTTGTCTACCGCATCCCCGTCTTTACCAACCAATGGGGTGTTAAGCGAGTAACGGGCATGCCGGGTGACTACGTCTCAGTAGGGACACCGGGAGATCCAGGTGAAGAGTTGATGATCCAG GTCCCTGAAGGCCACTGCTGGATCACAGGAGATAACCTCCCTGCTTCTCGAGACTCGAGGCATTTCGGCCCCTTGCCTCTAGCTCTCGTCGCCGGCaccaccatcgccaaggtCCTGCCATGGAACGAGCGGAAATGGATAAAGAATGGTCTTGAGACCCCTCCAGATTTAGACTAA
- a CDS encoding IF3-C domain-containing protein, whose product MSSFSCLQSSRRALYRVFVSPHEALTRQLLPAAGATLSPIRQNRLFSASPAQLKAVRASEPTIVDPDERGFDRRYMTQQDFVKSGRDRLPQDFEITDPKIMVFDNGNFDGPLLTRHVMSRIDPSESLRMIQPYVPADKKENKPVQYAVCKVVNKKEEYERLREKKERARVSKQTTPKSKELELGWGIGEHDLSTKLRQLEQFLNKGMKVEVILGYKKKAQKRVDEAAAADVLTKLKKGIEEVGAREYKAQSGDVGRTLRLYVEGKAK is encoded by the coding sequence ATGAGCAGCTTCTCGTGCCTTCAGAGCTCCCGCAGAGCTCTCTACCGGGTCTTTGTCTCCCCGCATGAAGCGCTCACCCGCCAGCTCCTCCCAGCAGCTGGAGCGACACTCTCGCCAATCCGCCAGAACCGTCTCTTCTCAGCTTCGCCTGCTCAATTGAAAGCTGTGCGCGCCTCCGAGCCCACAATCGTCGACCCCGATGAGCGAGGCTTCGACCGTCGGTACATGACCCAGCAGGACTTTGTCAAGTCTGGTCGCGACCGTCTCCCGCAGGACTTTGAGATCACGGACCCCAAGATCATGGTCTTTGACAATGGAAACTTTGACGGGCCCCTGCTCACGCGGCACGTCATGAGCCGCATCGACCCCTCCGAGTCGCTCCGCATGATCCAACCCTACGTTCCCGCCGACAAAAAGGAGAACAAGCCCGTGCAGTACGCCGTGTGCAAGGTGgtcaacaagaaggaggagtaCGAGCGTCTGCgcgagaagaaagagagagcACGCGTGTCTAAGCAGACTACCCCAAAGAgcaaggagctcgagcttGGCTGGGGTATCGGGGAGCACGATCTGTCGACCAAGCTGCGACAGCTAGAGCAGTTCCTCAACAAGGGGATGAAGGTCGAGGTTATCCTCGGGTACAAAAAGAAGGCACAGAAGAGAGTTGACGAGGCTGCGGCCGCCGACGTGCTGACCAAATTGAAGAAGGGGATTGAGGAGGTTGGCGCGAGGGAGTACAAGGCTCAGAGCGGAGACGTGGGACGGACACTACGATTGTATGTTGAAGGCAAGGCTAAATAG
- a CDS encoding Amidase domain-containing protein: MLPFTICVVAGLQYLIHPQKLVNSWHNSRLIPENHADLCKGSIQETINSDAIIPITLLTTDEVFGDLEGILQLFDSYDDVFNLEFGSILVEKPGSSGNDVVNTTITGQQVYHLDQITALENIAELPSGPYFLHGPNLHQAWRLYDDEFGAFTFGVIPDDLHQPDEFQPLTSSSLQGDSQAIPVPSRLYHPRPSPRKPLSGIRISISDTITLKGTHTTFSSRAWKSLYKKPSDATAEYARKLLDLGAVLVGKTKTSQFGTGAEWVDEQAPWSARGDGYERLKGVSVGAAAASIGYEWLQHSISVDNGMIVPDGGIYSIATSHASTDNMWTTSHLDRTRLLSRSLEDLLDITTKTLHQQPQEPESPKRILYPVDLISVDETQQGALDGFVTTLEELLGVEAQSIDIGAAWAENPPDEASDEDMQAYMKHAPFRSWCYEYYHAFDEFRHEYRQKTQKEAFAESTPQFFWDKCKTTTETEHRENLKRLEIYRQWFHENIMTPNADAILVLPCGKSSRVEHRDEAVAPPTISEGVGPEILASILGVPHLAVPFTQVPYESRISGRTEYQTVCVSVIGPQGSDTDIIQVVKQALEKAHVRTRVETGRFAFPADTLRNGRYPKPVPQPPSLSDEL; the protein is encoded by the exons ATGCTGCCCTTCACCATATGTGTCGTCGCTGGGCTTCAGTATCTAATTCATCCTCAGAAACTGGTGAATAGCTGGCACAATTCGCGCCTAATTCCGGAAAATCATGCTGATCTGTGCAAGGGATCCATCCAAGAAACCATCAACTCTGATGCCATCATTCCCATCACTCTGCTCACGACCGATGAGGTCTTTGGTGACCTTGAAGGAATATTGCAACTGTTTGACTCTTATGACGACGTATTCAACTTAGAATTTGGGTCTATCCTCGTGGAAAAGCCCGGGAGTAGCGGCAACGATGTTGTCAATACGACCATCACAGGGCAACAGGTCTATCATTTGGATCAGATAACGGCCCTCGAGAATATAGCAGAGCTCCCATCTGGGCCATACTTTTTACATGGACCCAACCTTCATCAGGCATGGCGGCTGTATGACGACGAGTTTGGTGCCTTTACTTTTGGCGTGATACCCGACGACCTCCACCAGCCCGACGA ATTCCAACCTCTCACATCCTCGTCTCTTCAAGGAGACTCACAGGCAATACCCGTTCCCTCGCGTCTCTAccatcctcggccttctcccCGGAAACCCCTCTCCGGTATCCGCATCTCCATCAGCGACACAATCACCCTTAAAGGCACTCATACCACATTCTCTAGCCGTGCCTGGAAGTCTCTCTACAAGAAGCCTTCAGATGCAACAGCCGAGTATGCACGCAAGCTGCTGGATCTCGGCGCTGTTCTCGTTGGGAAGACCAAGACGTCGCAGTTTGGTACTGGGGCGGAGTGGGTTGACGAGCAGGCTCCATGGAGTGCACGAGGTGATGGATATGAGAGGCTGAAGGGTGTATCTGTTGGAGCTGCGGCTGCGTCGATTGGTTATGAATGGCTCCAGCATAGTATTAGTGTTGACA ATGGGATGATTGTACCCGACGGAGGCATCTATTCGATTGCCACATCCCACGCTTCCACTGATAATATGTGGACGACTTCTCA CTTGGACAGAACCAGGTTGTTGAGCAGGAGTCTGGAGGATCTGCTTGATATCACGACCAAGACTCTTCACCAACAGCCCCAGGAACCCGAGTCTCCAAAGAGAATTCTCTATCCTGTTGATCTCATCTCAGTCGATGAGACACAACAAGGAGCTCTCGACGGTTTTGTGACGACCCTGGAGGAACTTCTGGGGGTTGAAGCTCAAAGCATCGATATTGGTGCAGCCTGGGCAGAAAACCCCCCGGATGAAGCCTCGGATGAGGACATGCAGGCATACATGAAACAT GCACCTTTTCGGTCATGGTGTTATGAGTATTATCACGCTTTCGACGAGTTTCGACACGAGTACCGGCAAAAGACCCAAAAAGAAGCATTCGCCGAGTCCACGCCGCAATTCTTCTG GGACAAATGCAAAACAACAACGGAGACGGAACACCGAGAAAACCTCAAACGGCTCGAGATATACCGGCAATGGTTCCACGAAAACATCATGACCCCCAACGCCGACGCTATCCTCGTCCTCCCGTGCGGCAAGTCGTCTCGGGTTGAGCATCGGGATGAAGCTGTGGC TCCACCAACCATCTCTGAGGGAGTCGGACCTGAGATCCTGGCTTCCATCTTGGGGGTGCCGCATCTGGCAGTTCCTT TTACCCAGGTCCCCTACGAGTCCCGTATTAGTGGAAGAACCGAGTATCAGACTGTATGCGTCTCCGTCATTGGACCTCAAGGAAGCGACACGGACATTATCCAAGTCGTCAAGCAAGCATTGGAGAAAGCACATGTCCGAACAAGGGTAGAAACCGGCCGATTCGCCTTTCCAGCCGACACTCTCAGGAACGGCAGATATCCCAAGCCTGTGCCTCAACCTCCGAGCCTATCGGATGAGCTCTAA
- a CDS encoding Histone acetyltransferase: protein MASLQRVDGDLQSRIASVLPSGYDFSIYHISTPPTKTDPLYSPPPNERPERTYCENHFLAVSIDAPAQASESKGAEAADEPKKQVLVLGVEVFIYTTARSTTLFVSKADSTGYLNLLELPKGTSSPIREICAAFVGFLIGKRRRKDIQFVVNLFARAQDQYLFPGSVDYSGKHVLDDRGLIKWWCRVLDPLLSTKTWKSAKGYIVVPGLETYETRALTPRSADSRWEFTHPLERISHYSKEFDWVPPRCLIPHFPDDPKSRFWDELEEEAASSQAMKTTGSWKSVKTLDMFWEMMAYRQECSSGRMTGFIWLVFGDEEEVQPPKSNESSQSTLPAPETPKKQRIAQITPNTTPRKLFPSKTDTEERSKPKKKKANRKTLKGPVIARQPRIKTESRNYLLDKPTTTAYYSWTPEGRGERIVDENDYKRIVELLLHLDFATLNKAVGSTRRWVSEVGGRAKWGVLVKGTREPVKIEAAGDKQVNNLSGLVKRKRTDSTTDDGPGKVNVLAAGLVKKKPKEDAGVNVLSAGLVRKKSKE, encoded by the coding sequence ATGGCCTCTTTACAGCGAGTCGACGGCGATCTCCAGAGTCGCATAGCCTCTGTTCTCCCGTCAGGCTATGACTTTTCCATCTACCACATCTCGACGCCTCCCACAAAGACCGATCCCCTGTACTCTCCTCCCCCGAACGAGCGCCCTGAACGAACTTACTGCGAGAATCATTTTCTTGCCGTGTCCATTGACGCACCCGCGCAAGCATCCGAATCGAAAGGCGCTGAAGCTGCAGATgagcccaagaagcaggTTTTAGTTCTTGGCGTCGAGGTTTTTATCTATACGACTGCTCGATCGACCACCCTCTTCGTCTCTAAAGCCGACTCTACGGGGTACCTCAACCTGCTGGAGCTTCCCAAGGGAACTTCTAGCCCGATTAGGGAAATATGCGCTGCGTTTGTTGGATTCTTGATTGGGAAGCGGAGGAGAAAGGATATACAGTTCGTCGTCAACTTGTTCGCCCGCGCGCAGGATCAATATCTCTTTCCTGGAAGTGTCGACTACAGTGGGAAGCATGTCCTGGACGATCGAGGTCTTATCAAGTGGTGGTGTCGCGTGCTGGATCCCCTCCTCAGTACAAAAACATGGAAGAGCGCAAAGGGATACATTGTCGTCCCGGGTCTGGAGACGTACGAGACTCGAGCCCTGACACCACGGAGCGCCGACTCTCGCTGGGAGTTTACCCATCCCCTGGAGCGCATCTCGCACTACTCCAAGGAGTTTGACTGGGTTCCTCCAAGGTGTCTCATCCCTCACTTTCCGGATGATCCCAAGTCGAGGTTCTGGGATgaacttgaggaggaggctgctaGCTCGCAGGCTATGAAGACGACGGGGAGCTGGAAGAGCGTCAAGACGTTGGATATGTTttgggagatgatggcgtATAGGCAGGAGTGCTCGAGTGGACGCATGACGGGTTTCATCTGGCTTGTCTTtggtgacgaggaagaagttcAGCCTCCCAAGTCGAACGAGTCGTCCCAGTCGACGCTTCCAGCACCAGAGACACCGAAGAAGCAGCGCATCGCTCAGATCACACCAAACACCACCCCGAGGAAGCTCTTCCCTTCGAAGACCGATACCGAGGAAAGGTCCAagccgaagaagaagaaggccaataGAAAGACTCTCAAGGGCCCGGTTATTGCTCGACAACCTCGTATCAAGACCGAGAGCCGGAActacctcctcgacaagcctACTACGACGGCTTATTACTCGTGGACACCTGAGGGTCGTGGTGAGAGGATTGTGGATGAGAATGACTACAAGCGCATCGTGGAACTGCTGCTTCACCTGGACTTTGCGACCCTTAACAAGGCTGTGGGTAGCACCCGTCGCTGGGTCAGTGAGGTTGGCGGAAGAGCCAAATGGGGGGTTCTCGTCAAGGGCACAAGAGAGCCTGTGAAGattgaggctgctggtgATAAGCAGGTCAACAATCTATCCGGTCTAgtcaagaggaagagaacgGATTCGACCACCGACGATGGACCCGGCAAGGTTAACGTCCTTGCAGCGGGATtggtcaagaagaagccaaaggAGGATGCTGGTGTTAATGTACTTTCTGCTGGACTTGTGAGGAAGAAGTCCAAAGAGTGA
- a CDS encoding RNase III domain-containing protein, translating to MASLYPAQIRRSLPPIPTPAMALQPCRSGLVRSRQAARSLMPCLRTYATDSTTTTPESFKTPAAGAQKPVPRWSQTPAGMKAPVQLDFAKNPHNKVWTVNNDPRKLDEVYERLLGQGGSKLLPEELKWLAVTHKSFDQGRRGFNDRLALLGRMTLIMETTKSIVAKDPIPGSIVPDEFERTPFEHPQLQSLDNLTMEGPRDVAGKDKLYHLAAQVGLIDVVRWKPRLVRKLKASGLEVVLNGAIMAIIGAITLQHGAVVASQVVRERILARLPKD from the exons ATGGCAAGCCTCTATCCAGCGCAAATCCGACGAAGCCTCCCGCCAATTCCCACCCCCGCCATGGCCCTCCAACCCTGCCGCTCCGGCCTTGTGCGGAGCAGACAAGCCGCCCGCTCCCTCATGCCATGCCTTCGCACCTACGCCACCGACTCGACGACCACAACTCCAGAATCGTTCAAGACGCCCGCCGCCGGAGCACAGAAGCCTGTCCCGAGATGGAGCCAGACGCCCGCCGGGATGAAGGCACCCGTGCAGCTTGACTTTGCAAAGAATCCCCACAACAAGGTCTGGACCGTCAACAATGACCCCAGGAAGCTGGACGAGGTGTACGAGCGCCTGCTGGGACAGGGCGGTAGCAAGCTTTTgcccgaggagctcaagtGGCTCGCCGTCACGCACAAGAGTTTCGACCAGGGAAGGAGAGGGTTCAACGACCGATTGGCGCTGCTGG GCCGAATGACCTTGATCATGGAGACCACCAAGTCGATTGTGGCCAAGGACCCCATCCCCGGGTCGATTGTTCCCGACGAGTTCGAGCGCACACCGTTTGAGCACCCTCAGCTACAGTCGCTAGACAACTTGACCATGGAGGGACCGAGGGACGTCGCcggcaaggacaagctgTACCACCTGGCGGCCCAGGTGGGCTTGATTGATGTTGTGCGGTGGAAGCCTCGATTG GTACGAAAACTCAAGGCCTCGGGTCTCGAGGTGGTGCTCAACGgagccatcatggccatcatcGGGGCCATCACGCTACAGCACGGGGCCGTGGTGGCATCACAGGTGGTCAGGGAGCGGATATTGGCCAGGCTGCCAAAGGATTGA